One genomic window of Glycine max cultivar Williams 82 chromosome 16, Glycine_max_v4.0, whole genome shotgun sequence includes the following:
- the LOC100779281 gene encoding uncharacterized protein: MNHVIIQQNRTSTMLLSQAKLHNNNNISNAINMIMKKKGNNNNNNHCSPAILYHYPCPDGAFAALAAHLYFKATSSFSPLFFPNTVFNPLSAEDLPLNEIGDLYLLDFVGPDGFVQEISTKVPRVIVLDHHKTALERLGNEASLGENVVKVIDMERSGATIAFDYFKDKIFSPDVAVKHPSILEEFERVRKLFLYIEDGDLWRWRLPNSKAFRSGLKDLDIEFDARKNPSLFDQLLSLDLDNIISTGTVSLSDKQKLIDDCLRKSYEIALGNAEFGYCLAVNADTALSELRSELGHQLATKSQKMNLRGIGAVVYNVPELENDQRLKISLRSVENEDTTPISQEFGGGGHRNASSFMLTADEFEKWKV; encoded by the exons ATGAATCATGTCATAATCCAACAGAACAGAACTAGTACCATGTTGCTGTCACAAGCCAAACtgcacaacaacaacaacatctccAATGCCATTAACATGATTATGAAGAAGAAGggtaataacaataacaacaatcaTTGTTCACCTGCTATACTTTATCACTACCCTTGCCCTGATGGTGCTTTTGCTGCCCTTGCTGCACACCTTTACTTTAAGGCCACTTCATCATTCTCTCCTCTTTTCTTTCCCAACACTGTCTTCAACCCCCTCAG TGCTGAAGATCTTCCTCTGAATGAAATTGGTGATCTTTATCTCTTAGATTTTGTGGGGCCCGATGGTTTTGTTCAGGAAATCTCCACCAAAGTTCCAAG GGTGATTGTTTTGGACCATCACAAAACTGCTCTTGAGAGGCTAGGCAATGAGGCTTCACTTGGTGAGAATGTGGTTAAGGTTATTGACATGGAGAGGAGTGGGGCTACTATTGCTTTTGATTACTTCAAAGATAAGATTTTTAGTCCTGATGTTGCGGTTAAGCACCCCTCAATTCTCGAAGAATTCGAGCGTGTCAggaaactttttctgtatattgAAGATGGGGACCTTTGGAGGTGGAGACTCCCGAACAGCAAAGCTTTTAGAAGCGGTTTGAAGGATTTGGATATTGAATTTGATGCCAGGAAAAACCCTTCCTTGTTTGATCAG TTGCTTTCACTAGACTTGGATAATATTATTAGTACAGGCACGGTGAGCTTATCGGACAAGCAAAAACTAATCGATGATTGTCTCAGAAAGTCATATGAAATTGCCCTTGGGAATGCTGAATTTGGTTATTGCCTG GCTGTCAATGCGGATACTGCTCTTTCAGAGTTGAGAAGTGAATTGGGACATCAATTAGCTACTAAAAGCCAGAAAATGAATTTGAG GGGTATTGGTGCTGTTGTTTATAATGTACCAGAGCTTGAAAATGATCAAAGGCTAAAAATAAGTCTGAGGAGTGTGGAGAATGAAGATACCACGCCTATCTCTCAG GAATTTGGAGGTGGTGGACATCGAAATGCGAGCTCTTTTATGTTAACAGCGGATGAATTTGAAAAATGGAAGGTGTGA